The Pseudomonadota bacterium genomic interval TTCGTTTATTGTTCTTTTTATTTTCGATTTAGTCAAGCAGAAAGCCGGCCGTTTTGGCCGAGCTGCACGCAGGGATCGAACGCCAACATCAGCGCGCCACGGACGTCACGCGGGCTGACGCGCCAACCCCGGTGCCGCACCCGGCGTCAGACTCGGGGAATCAGGGCTCAGCGGGGCCGTCGGCCACGCAGATGTGCACTGTGGTTTGCCAGGACCGGCAGTCGGCCACCAGTGCCGGGCTGAGCGCAGCGTCGGTGAAAAACGCATCGACGTCTGCCAGGTGACCGATCCGCACGGGTGCACCGCGCGCCAACTTGCTGTGGTCCGCAACCAGAAAGACACGCCGTGCGTTGGCCATGATCGCCTGCGCAACGCGCACCTCGCGGTAGTCGTAGTCGAGAAACGAGCCATCGGGGTCGATCGCCGAGGCGCCGATAATGCCGATATCGACCTTGAACTGGCGGACGAAATCGGCGGTCGCCTCACCCACCAGACCCCCGTCGCTGCGACGCAACTGGCCCCCGGCGACGATGACGTCCGCATCGCTGCCGTCCGCCAGAATGTTGGCCACGTTGAGGTTGTTGGTCACCACCATGAGTCCACCGTGCGCGCAGAGCGCGCCCGCAACCGCTTCGGTGGTGGTGCCGAGGTTGATGAACAGGCTGGACCCATCCGGCACCTCACGCGCGACGTGCGCGCCAATGGCCGCCTTCTCCTGCTGCGCAAGCAAGCGACGCGCGCCGTAGCCGAGGTTCATCGACCCGCCTGCGAGAATGGCCCCACCGTGTGTTCGCGCCAGGTGTCGCTGGTCGCAGAGCAACGTGAGGTCACGTCGCACGGTTTGCGGGGTGACGGCGTACTGCCGAACCAGCTCGTCAACCCACACACGCCCGTGCTCCCGTGCCTGTTTCAGGATATCGAGCTGACGGTTGTTGAGGGGAGTCACAGGGCCGCGTCCGAGGAGCCAGCGCGCAGTGTGGCACAGTCGACCCGGGCGAGTCGGGTTGCAACAGCACCCACGCCGGTCGGGCTGCACAACGGTTTCACCGGCGCGCGCCGCCTCGGTTCACCAGGGCAATGCCGGCGACAACCAGAG includes:
- a CDS encoding DeoR/GlpR family DNA-binding transcription regulator → MTPLNNRQLDILKQAREHGRVWVDELVRQYAVTPQTVRRDLTLLCDQRHLARTHGGAILAGGSMNLGYGARRLLAQQEKAAIGAHVAREVPDGSSLFINLGTTTEAVAGALCAHGGLMVVTNNLNVANILADGSDADVIVAGGQLRRSDGGLVGEATADFVRQFKVDIGIIGASAIDPDGSFLDYDYREVRVAQAIMANARRVFLVADHSKLARGAPVRIGHLADVDAFFTDAALSPALVADCRSWQTTVHICVADGPAEP